One Dromiciops gliroides isolate mDroGli1 chromosome 3, mDroGli1.pri, whole genome shotgun sequence DNA segment encodes these proteins:
- the LOC122747334 gene encoding 60S ribosomal protein L30-like: MKKSLESIHLKLQLVMKSGKYVLGYKQTLKMIRQVKAKLVILANSCPALRKSEIENYNMLAKTGVHHYSGNNIELGTACGKYYRVCTLAIIDPGDSDIIRSMPEHKSIL, from the coding sequence atgaaaaagtcACTGGAGTCCATCCACTTGAAGCTACAGCTGGTGATGAAAAGTGGCAAATATGTTCTAGGCTACAAACAGACTCTGAAAATGATCAGACAAGTcaaagccaaattggtcatctTGGCCAACAGTTGCCCAGCCTTGAGGAAATCAGAGATAGAAAATTACAATATGTTGGCCAAAACTGGTGTACATCACTACAGTGGCAACAACATTGAATTAGGTACAGCATGTGGGAAGTACTACAGAGTTTGTACACTGGCTATCATTGATCCAGGTGATTCTGATATTATTAGAAGCATGCCAGAACACAAAAGTATTCTTTAA